In Actinoplanes derwentensis, the following proteins share a genomic window:
- a CDS encoding MGH1-like glycoside hydrolase domain-containing protein yields MLEVRGDLSERVRLDQADSGEQPWRAWGPYLAERAWGTVREDYSEHGTAWDYFPHDHARSRAYRWNEDGMGGLCDDRQTFAFALALWNGEDPILKERMFGLGGNHGNHGEDAKDYWWYQDSTPTHSWMRWRYHYPQAAFPYDQLVRVNGQRSREEGEYELVDTGIFDQDRFWAVTVDYAKASPTDVCIAITVSNRGPDPAVLHLLPTLWFRNTWAWGLPNRQAPAMTGTPGRLDGRHRSLGHITLDGQGAPVALMCDNETNSQRLWGLPGRSPYPKDGINDHLIHRSPTVNPAGTGTKGALHYRLWMGAGETRTIRLRLTQSDRPAPAADLGDGWAEVMRARRAEADEFFDDVLPDAATAAEKDVARQAVAGLMWGKQFYHFDVKQWLHGDPGNAPPPPGRRYGRNNAWWHMNSFDVISMPDSWEYPWYAAWDLAFHCVSIARVDPGFAKSQLLLLLREWYMHPNGQIPAYEWSFSDVNPPVHAWAALQVFQIDGGRDFGFLSRVMHKLLLNFTWWVNRKDVGGNNVFEGGFLGLDNVGPFDRSAALPVAGVLEQSDGTGWMAMYALNMLDMSILLALHDRAYEDMATKFFEHFTYIAEAAYRQGLWDEEDSFFYDVLRLPDGHKVPLKARSIVGLLPLAATTRLTSETLNRLPEINARVRWMLHHQGEFGDVISARRLGGADRRQQRLLSMVGQDQLLRILARLLDPEEFLSPYGLRTLSRAHLEKPFTVSLGGSDFTVGYEPAESTSGLFGGNSNWRGPVWMPVNYLLVQALREFAEFYGDDLQAEYPTGSQHKAGLSEIADDLSRRLIGLFVPDESGRRPIYGATELFQSHPDWKDLVAFPEYFNGDNGAGLGAWHQTGWTALVVDLIFNLRRPS; encoded by the coding sequence ATGCTGGAGGTGAGAGGGGACTTGTCGGAGCGTGTGCGGCTGGACCAGGCCGATTCCGGGGAGCAACCGTGGCGGGCGTGGGGACCCTACCTAGCCGAACGTGCCTGGGGGACGGTCCGGGAGGACTACAGCGAGCACGGCACCGCCTGGGACTACTTCCCGCACGACCACGCGCGTTCCCGGGCGTACCGCTGGAACGAGGACGGCATGGGCGGCCTCTGCGACGACCGGCAGACGTTCGCCTTCGCGCTGGCCCTGTGGAACGGCGAGGATCCGATCCTGAAGGAGCGGATGTTCGGGCTCGGCGGTAACCACGGCAACCACGGCGAGGACGCCAAGGACTACTGGTGGTACCAGGACTCCACCCCCACCCACTCCTGGATGCGCTGGCGGTACCACTATCCGCAGGCCGCGTTCCCGTACGACCAGTTGGTCCGGGTGAACGGGCAGCGGTCCCGGGAGGAGGGCGAGTACGAACTCGTCGACACCGGGATCTTCGACCAGGACCGGTTCTGGGCGGTCACCGTCGACTACGCCAAGGCGAGCCCGACCGACGTCTGCATCGCGATCACCGTCAGCAACCGGGGCCCCGATCCGGCGGTCCTGCATCTGCTGCCGACGCTGTGGTTCCGCAACACCTGGGCGTGGGGGCTGCCGAACCGGCAGGCACCGGCGATGACCGGCACTCCGGGTCGGCTCGACGGCCGGCACCGGTCACTCGGTCACATCACTCTCGACGGGCAGGGCGCGCCGGTCGCGCTGATGTGTGACAACGAGACGAACTCGCAGCGTCTGTGGGGTCTGCCGGGGCGCAGCCCGTACCCGAAGGACGGGATCAACGACCACCTGATCCACCGGTCACCGACCGTCAACCCGGCCGGCACCGGCACCAAGGGGGCGCTGCACTACCGGCTGTGGATGGGGGCGGGTGAGACTCGTACCATCCGGTTGCGGTTGACCCAGAGTGACCGCCCGGCGCCCGCCGCGGACCTGGGGGACGGCTGGGCCGAGGTGATGCGGGCCCGCCGGGCGGAGGCCGACGAGTTCTTCGACGACGTGCTGCCGGACGCCGCGACCGCCGCGGAGAAGGACGTGGCCCGGCAGGCGGTGGCCGGGCTGATGTGGGGCAAGCAGTTCTATCACTTCGACGTGAAGCAGTGGCTGCACGGCGATCCGGGTAACGCGCCGCCACCACCGGGCCGCCGGTACGGGCGTAACAACGCCTGGTGGCACATGAACAGCTTCGACGTGATCAGCATGCCCGACTCGTGGGAGTACCCCTGGTACGCGGCCTGGGACCTGGCGTTCCACTGTGTCAGCATCGCCCGGGTCGATCCGGGTTTCGCCAAGTCACAGCTCCTGCTGCTGCTCCGCGAGTGGTACATGCACCCCAACGGGCAGATCCCGGCGTACGAGTGGTCGTTCTCGGATGTGAACCCACCCGTACACGCGTGGGCCGCTCTTCAGGTCTTTCAGATCGACGGCGGGCGGGACTTCGGTTTCCTGTCCCGGGTGATGCACAAGCTGCTGCTCAACTTCACCTGGTGGGTCAACCGCAAGGACGTCGGCGGCAACAACGTCTTCGAGGGCGGTTTCCTCGGGCTGGACAACGTCGGCCCGTTCGACCGGTCGGCGGCGCTGCCGGTCGCGGGGGTGCTGGAACAGTCCGACGGCACGGGCTGGATGGCGATGTACGCCCTCAACATGCTCGACATGTCGATCCTGCTGGCCCTGCACGACCGGGCCTACGAGGACATGGCCACCAAGTTCTTCGAGCACTTCACGTACATCGCGGAGGCCGCGTACCGGCAGGGGCTGTGGGACGAGGAGGACAGCTTCTTCTACGACGTGCTGCGCCTGCCCGACGGTCACAAGGTGCCGCTCAAGGCCCGCTCGATCGTCGGGCTGCTGCCGCTGGCCGCCACCACCCGGCTCACCTCGGAGACCCTGAACCGGCTGCCGGAGATCAACGCCCGGGTCCGGTGGATGCTGCACCACCAGGGCGAGTTCGGTGACGTGATCAGTGCCCGGCGGCTCGGCGGCGCCGACCGGCGCCAGCAGCGCCTGCTGTCCATGGTGGGCCAGGACCAACTGCTGCGGATCCTGGCCCGGTTGCTGGACCCCGAGGAGTTCCTTTCGCCGTACGGGTTGCGAACGCTCTCCCGGGCGCACCTGGAGAAGCCGTTCACCGTGTCGCTCGGCGGCTCGGACTTCACCGTCGGCTACGAGCCGGCCGAGAGCACCAGCGGCCTGTTCGGCGGCAACTCCAACTGGCGGGGCCCGGTCTGGATGCCGGTCAACTACCTGCTGGTTCAGGCGTTGCGGGAGTTCGCCGAGTTCTACGGTGACGACCTGCAGGCCGAGTACCCGACCGGTTCGCAGCACAAGGCCGGGCTGTCCGAGATCGCCGACGACCTGTCCCGCCGCCTGATCGGCCTGTTCGTGCCGGACGAGTCAGGGCGGCGGCCGATCTACGGTGCCACCGAGTTGTTCCAGTCCCATCCGGACTGGAAGGACCTCGTCGCCTTCCCGGAGTATTTCAACGGCGACAACGGGGCCGGGCTCGGCGCCTGGCACCAGACCGGCTGGACCGCCCTGGTCGTCGATCTGATCTTCAACCTGCGCCGGCCTAGTTAG
- a CDS encoding GGDEF domain-containing protein, whose amino-acid sequence MRSLRPGIVWLIVLTIGVLFRVLLRDHLYLVAVIPYMLVSVATPFVILAGVRLHRPAHRAGWLFLAAGQLLYAVADGMTVADDYLSGEFLEPTPADLLYFGYYLLVAAAVLLFIRRRTPGWDLPSAIDALVVAFSAGLLSWIYVLEPLTSDSELPLNAKLTQSAYPVLDLMLLILAVRLVMGAGTRGPVLYLVLGSLALMLGVDSAYLATTIAEGGAVIETSLDCLWMISIALLGSAALHPGISNFDRRTDTAVPDASPIRLAVLAVAVLMAPGVQFLEWLRGDPVGVPLISGACAVMFLLVLARMSGLVAAQRRAAVTDGLTGLHTRRYLAEALTTECRRAARSGHAVGLLMIDVDHFKRINDGYGHPAGDQVLREVSRRLKAATRAGTVVARYGGEEFAVLCPHTAPRELQSLAERLRAETAGLPVEIGGELLSVTVSVGAAVLTGPDPETLIHQADKALYQAKTDGRNRCVLSTPDQVSH is encoded by the coding sequence ATGCGAAGTCTGCGGCCGGGGATCGTCTGGCTCATCGTGCTGACGATCGGTGTCCTGTTCCGCGTGCTCCTGCGTGATCACCTATACCTGGTCGCTGTGATCCCCTACATGCTGGTCAGCGTCGCCACGCCGTTCGTCATCCTGGCCGGCGTCCGGTTGCACCGGCCGGCGCACCGGGCCGGCTGGCTGTTCCTCGCCGCCGGGCAGCTGCTCTACGCCGTCGCCGACGGGATGACCGTGGCCGACGACTACCTCTCCGGGGAATTCCTGGAGCCCACCCCCGCCGATCTGCTGTACTTCGGGTACTACCTGCTGGTGGCCGCTGCGGTACTGCTGTTCATCCGTCGGCGCACCCCCGGCTGGGACCTGCCGAGCGCCATCGATGCCCTCGTGGTGGCGTTCAGCGCCGGACTTCTCAGCTGGATCTACGTCCTCGAGCCGCTGACCAGTGACTCGGAACTGCCGCTCAACGCGAAACTCACCCAGTCGGCGTACCCGGTCCTGGATCTGATGCTGTTGATCCTCGCCGTCCGTCTGGTGATGGGCGCCGGCACCCGCGGCCCGGTGCTCTACCTGGTGCTGGGCAGCCTGGCACTGATGCTCGGCGTCGACTCGGCCTATCTGGCGACCACCATTGCCGAAGGAGGCGCGGTCATCGAGACCTCCCTCGACTGCCTCTGGATGATCTCGATCGCCCTGCTCGGCTCGGCCGCCCTGCACCCCGGCATCAGCAACTTCGACAGGCGCACCGACACCGCAGTGCCGGACGCGTCCCCGATCCGGCTGGCCGTGCTGGCCGTCGCCGTGCTGATGGCACCCGGTGTGCAGTTCCTCGAATGGCTGCGCGGCGACCCGGTCGGCGTGCCCCTGATCAGCGGGGCGTGCGCGGTCATGTTCCTGCTGGTGCTGGCCCGGATGTCCGGCCTGGTGGCGGCCCAGCGCCGGGCCGCGGTCACCGACGGCCTGACCGGCCTGCACACCCGGCGGTACCTGGCCGAGGCCCTGACCACCGAATGCCGGCGGGCCGCCCGCTCCGGACACGCCGTGGGCCTGCTGATGATCGACGTGGACCACTTCAAAAGGATCAACGACGGGTACGGCCACCCGGCCGGCGACCAGGTCCTCCGCGAGGTGTCCCGCCGCCTGAAGGCCGCCACCCGGGCCGGCACGGTGGTGGCCCGCTACGGCGGCGAGGAGTTCGCCGTCCTCTGCCCGCACACCGCACCCCGCGAACTGCAGTCCCTGGCCGAACGCCTGCGCGCCGAAACCGCCGGCCTCCCCGTCGAAATCGGCGGCGAACTGCTGTCGGTGACCGTCTCGGTGGGCGCCGCGGTATTGACCGGCCCCGACCCGGAAACCCTGATCCACCAAGCCGACAAGGCCCTCTACCAGGCAAAGACCGACGGCCGGAACCGCTGCGTCCTGTCTACCCCCGACCAGGTGAGCCACTGA
- a CDS encoding type VII secretion target yields the protein MTFRVEPESVDLYSRQLAELAQAVEAARSYANKWGTFSAHGKGILGMLHGKHGSFMTELNEVLERLSRSADASSMNLSASARYFERTDYQSATELDDSYPSVQRPITTAGS from the coding sequence ATGACGTTCCGGGTCGAGCCCGAGTCGGTGGATCTGTACTCGAGGCAGTTGGCCGAGCTTGCTCAGGCCGTCGAGGCAGCTCGTAGCTACGCCAACAAGTGGGGCACGTTCAGTGCCCACGGCAAGGGGATCCTGGGAATGCTGCACGGCAAGCACGGCAGCTTCATGACGGAGCTGAACGAGGTGCTGGAGCGGCTGAGCAGGAGCGCCGACGCGTCCTCCATGAATCTGTCGGCGTCTGCCCGGTACTTCGAGCGGACCGACTATCAGTCGGCGACTGAGCTCGATGACTCCTACCCGTCTGTACAGCGGCCGATCACGACCGCCGGAAGTTAG